In the Diceros bicornis minor isolate mBicDic1 chromosome 22, mDicBic1.mat.cur, whole genome shotgun sequence genome, one interval contains:
- the LINGO2 gene encoding leucine-rich repeat and immunoglobulin-like domain-containing nogo receptor-interacting protein 2 yields MLHTAISCWQPFLGLAVVLIFMGSTIGCPARCECSAQNKSVSCHRRRLIAIPEGIPIETKILDLSKNRLKSVNPEEFISYPLLEEIDLSDNIIANVEPGAFNNLFNLRSLRLKGNRLKLVPLGVFTGLSNLTKLDISENKIVILLDYMFQDLHNLKSLEVGDNDLVYISHRAFSGLLSLEQLTLEKCNLTAVPTEALSHLRSLISLHLKHLNINNMPVYAFKRLFHLKHLEIDYWPLLDTMPANSLYGLNLTSLSITNTNLSTVPFLAFKHLVYLTHLNLSYNPISTIEAGMFSDLIRLQELHIVGAQLRTIEPHSFQGLRFLRVLNVSQNLLETLEENVFSSPRALEVLSINNNPLACDCRLLWILQRHPTLQFGGQQPMCAGPDTIRERSFKDFHSTALSFYFTCKKPRIREKKLQHLLVDEGQTVQLECNADGDPQPVISWVTPRRRFITTKSNGRATVLGDGTLEIRFAQDQDSGMYVCIASNAAGNDTFTASLTVKGFTSDRFLYANRTPMYMTDSNDTISNGTNANTFSLDLKTILVSTAMGCFTFLGVVLFCFLLLFVWSRGKGKHKNSIDLEYVPRKNNGAVVEGEVAGPRRFNMKMI; encoded by the coding sequence ATGCTTCACACGGCCATATCATGTTGGCAGCCATTCCTGGGTCTGGCTGTGGTGTTAATCTTCATGGGATCCACCATTGGCTGCCCTGCTCGCTGCGAGTGCTCTGCCCAGAACAAATCTGTTAGTTGCCACAGAAGGCGGTTGATTGCCATCCCAGAGGGCATTCCTATTGAGACCAAAATTTTGGACCTCAGCAAGAATAGACTGAAAAGCGTCAATCCTGAAGAATTCATATCATATCCTCTGCTGGAGGAGATAGATTTGAGTGACAACATCATTGCCAATGTGGAGCCAGGAGCATTTAACAATCTCTTTAACCTACGTTCCCTCCGCCTAAAAGGCAATCGCTTGAAGTTGGTCCCATTGGGGGTATTCACAGGGCTATCCAACCTCACCAAGCTTGACATTAGTGAGAATAAGATTGTCATTTTACTGGACTACATGTTCCAGGATCTGCATAACCTGAAGTCTCTGGAAGTGGGGGACAATGATTTGGTTTATATATCACACAGGGCCTTCAGTGGGCTGCTTAGCTTGGAGCAACTCACCCTGGAGAAATGCAACCTAACAGCAGTACCAACAGAAGCCCTCTCCCACCTCCGCAGCCTCATCAGCCTGCATCTGAAGCATCTCAATATCAACAATATGCCCGTGTATGCCTTTAAAAGGTTGTTCCACCTGAAACACCTAGAGATTGACTATTGGCCTTTATTGGATACCATGCCTGCCAATAGCCTATATGGTCTCAACCTCACATCCCTCTCGATCACCAATACCAATCTGTCCACTGTACCCTTCCTTGCCTTTAAACACCTGGTCTATCTGACCCACCTTAATCTCTCCTACAATCCCATCAGCACTATTGAAGCAGGCATGTTCTCTGACCTGATCCGCCTTCAGGAGCTTCATATAGTGGGGGCCCAGCTCCGCACCATTGAGCCTCACTCCTTCCAAGGGCTCCGCTTCCTTCGCGTGCTCAACGTGTCTCAGAACCTACTGGAAACTTTggaagaaaatgtattttcttcccCTAGGGCTTTGGAGGTCCTGAGCATTAACAACAACCCCCTGGCCTGTGACTGCCGCCTCCTCTGGATCCTGCAGCGGCATCCTACTCTGCAGTTCGGTGGCCAGCAGCCCATGTGTGCTGGCCCAGACACCATTCGTGAGAGGTCATTCAAGGACTTCCATAGCACtgccctttctttttactttacctGCAAAAAACCCAGAATCCGTGAAAAGAAGTTGCAACATCTGCTAGTGGATGAAGGGCAGACGGTCCAGCTAGAATGCAACGCTGATGGAGACCCTCAGCCTGTGATTTCCTGGGTGACCCCTCGAAGACGTTTTATCACCACCAAGTCCAATGGAAGAGCCACTGTGTTGGGTGATGGCACCTTGGAAATTCGCTTTGCCCAGGATCAAGACAGTGGGATGTATGTTTGCATCGCTAGCAATGCTGCTGGGAACGACACCTTCACAGCCTCCTTAACTGTAAAAGGATTCACTTCAGACCGCTTCCTTTATGCGAACAGGACCCCTATGTACATGACCGACTCCAATGACACCATTTCCAATGGCACCAATGCCAACACTTTTTCCCTGGACCTTAAAACAATACTGGTGTCTACAGCCATGGGTTGTTTCACATTCCTGggagtggttttattttgttttctcctcctttttgtgTGGAGCCGAGGGAAAGGCAAGCACAAAAACAGCATTGACCTTGAGTATGTGCCCCGAAAAAACAATGGTGCTGTTGTGGAAGGGGAGGTGGCTGGACCCAGGCGGTTCAACATGAAAATGATTTGA